The following proteins are co-located in the Colius striatus isolate bColStr4 chromosome 6, bColStr4.1.hap1, whole genome shotgun sequence genome:
- the LOC133625642 gene encoding outer mitochondrial transmembrane helix translocase-like has product MGATNRPRDLDSAIMRRMPTRFHINQPALKQREAILKLILKNENVDRHVDLLEVAKETDGFSGSDLKEMCRDAALLCVRKYVNSACEEETHDEDEIRPVQQQDLHRAIEKMRKSKDATLQNVLMHVSLD; this is encoded by the coding sequence ATGGGAGCCACCAACCGTCCTCGGGATCTTGACTCTGCAATCATGAGAAGAATGCCAACCCGGTTTCACATCAACCAGCCGGCTCTGAAACAAAGAGAAGCAATCTTGAAGctaattttgaaaaatgaaaatgtggaCAGGCACGTAGATCTTCTGGAAGTTGCTAAAGAGACTGACGGTTTCTCAGGCAGTGACCTGAAGGAAATGTGCCGGGATGCAGCACTGCTGTGTGTCAGGAAATACGTTAACTCTGCCTGTGAGGAGGAGACCCATGACGAAGATGAAATTCGgcctgtgcagcagcaggatcTCCACCGGGCAATTGAGAAGATGAGGAAATCAAAGGATGCCACGCTGCAGAACGTTTTGATGCACGTTAGTTTAGATTAA